Within Oribacterium sp. oral taxon 102, the genomic segment CACGTCGGCTCCGGAACCAGCGGAAGCAAATACAACAGCTTCAAGGTTCGGCTCTCCGCACGAAACAGCTGGTATCTTCCCTACAAGAATATGCCAAATGCGCAGCTCCTGCTGAATGCGCCCTTCCTCGCACTCGGATATCTGGTAAAGCTGCTCTACTTCCAGAGGATGGGCTTCGGAAGAGACTACCGCGCCGGGCTCCGGGAGGGCTTCCGAAACGCAGGAAGGCTGCAGCGGGTTCATTTCTCGGATATCCCTCTCCACCGCTTCCTACGAATCGAATGGGAGCTCCTCTTAGCTACAGTAGAATACCTGCTCCGTATGAGAAAGAGAGCAATGCGGAGGACAGCGAAAAAAAAGGAGAGCTCCGCCTGAATCACCGCTTCGCCAAGGGCGCATTGCTTTATTCATGATTCACGTGCCGTTGGCGCGTAATGCTTCTGATTTAATCCGTGTTTTCTCAGGCCTTCGGGCAGGCTCCTCCTGCTCCTCCCCTATGGCACGTTCCAAACGGTTTATTTCCTGCCGAGCAGCATTGCCGAGCCGGAGAGCCCGAGCCACGCCGCCTCTCTGCGGCTCATAAACGTCCCGTCTGTCGTATCGACCAGCCGCACCTCCGCATAGCCCATATCTCTCAATTTTCGAACAAACGCATCCATATCTCCGTATTTCGCCCTCGAGAAAATATCATGAATTGCGAAGCTTCCGCCCTTTTTGAGCACACGCAGCGTCTCCAGAAGAATCGCCTGCCTGTCCCTGACGGGAATGTTGTGATATACATAGTTGCTGAATACCGCGTCGAAGCTCTCGTCCGGGAAATTCAGCCTGCACGCATCTCCCTGCCGAAAGGTCACATTTCCGGTGCCCTCCGCTGCAGCATTCCGCTCGCATAGCCCCTTACTGAAGGAGCCGTAGTCCACTCCCCAGCGATCCACTCCCAGAATCTCCGCTGCCGGATTCCGTTTTGCACAGGCGATGGCGAGCGCGCCGCTGCCGCAGCCGATGTCCAGCCCCCTGCCGCCCTCCGGAATCTCTACGCGCGCCGCGATCCCATCGATGATCTGTGCCGACATCCTGCGGCTTCCCTTATAGTCAAATGCCCGATAGAGGCAGCTCATCCAGATAAAAAGCACCATAAAAAACACGGAAAGCAGCACGAAAATCCACAGCAGCGCCGTTCTCCATCCACCCTGCGACATTCTTCCTGTGATGCCCGCAACCCCCAGCGCCGCCAGGAAACAGCAGAATATCGCTGCCAGCAGCCTTTTCGGCACCCAATTCTTATAATCCGCTCCCTGTCCCGCCGTATTTTTCTCCGTCATATTATGCCCCTGCTTTCTGTGAAGAACCTAGTTAGTTATTACTAACAGTTTAGTATACTCTCTCTTTTCCTGCGCGGCAAGGAGATTTTACTGCGGAGACAGGGGCACAAAAGTGAGAACTCTAAGGTCTGGATTACATAACTCATCCCTCTCTTTCCCCATCCTGACATAGTACAAACAGATTCTTCCTCGTCCGCAGTATGCCCTCCCGCTCCATCCGCTTCAGCTCATGGGACAAGGCGCTCCGATTCACGCAGAGATAGTCCGCAAGCTCCTCGCGGTTGAACGGAATCGTAAAGCTGCTGCAGCAAAGCCGCTCCGCCTGCATAGTGAGATAGGTCAGGATACGGCTCCGCAGCCCCTTTTGCGACAGGATGGCGATACGGTAATACCTGCGCATATTATCGTGCGATACCAATGTCATCAGCTGCCGATATACGGACATCTGTATATCCGGATTCAGCTTCCGCTCGAACAGCCAATTCATCGGAAAACGAAGCAGCCGTACATCTGTGGCTGCGATCGCATCGTAGGGAGAACGGCGCGTTCTGGTGCAGATCAAATCTGCGGCGATGACAGCAGGCGGCCGCAGGATCCCCATCAGATTCCGCCTCCCGTCGGGATGAATCTGCGAAATCTGCACACGGCCCAGAAGAAGCACCGCAAACCAGTCCACCGTATCCTGCCCCAGAATCAGCGTTGTCTTCTCCGGATACCTCAGTATATTCCCTGCGGGGAGGATCTGCTCTGCGATGACAGAGTCCTCCAGCTCACAAAAAAGCTTGCAGCGCCGGAGTATTGGGATGATTTCATTCATAACGATCTCATTCATAGAAGCACCTAAAAAGTTGTTTTGACAACTTACATCTTATCTGTAAAATGCTATAATGTCCATAAATTATTCTATAACGCACTGTCGGATACAGCATCTATGAGATCGTTCGTTTCTGCCGGATATCCGATTTCCGTGGGCAGGGAATATTCTATCATTCTCTTCCTTCAGGGAATATCGGCGGGATGCGGGCGGTTCCGTAAATGCTGTCGTCTTGTTGCGGCTGTAGTTTATGTTTCCACCTGAAGAACGCCGGATCGAGAGATCGGTCTGTGTTCAAAAATAGAAAAAGGAGTGTAAAATCCAATGAAAAAAACAAGCAAAATCTCTGCGTCGCTTCTCGCGGCATTCCTCTGCGCCGGTCTTCTGGCAGGCTGCGGGCAGGCATCCGGCGGCGCATCCTCTGCGGCAGAAACGCCTGCACAGACCTCTGCCGCAGCAGCGGAAACAACCGCCGAAGCCCCGTCTGCTTCCGAATCGCAGCCGGAAAAAACAGATCTCAGCGGCAAGAGCCTGCTGATTTACTGCGGTGCCGGCATGCAGAAGCCCTTCCAGGAAATCGCATCGGCATTTCAGACGGAAACAGGCTGTGAAATGAACGTCACCTACGCGAATGCAGCACAGATCCAGACGCAGATCCAGGAATCCAAGGAGGGCGCCTTCTTCATTGCCGGCTCCGTGGAGGAGACAAAGCCGATCGCAGATTTTGTGGAGAGCAGTAAAAATCTGGTGAAGCATATTCCTGTGCTTGCCGTGGCATCCGACAATCCGAAGGGTATCACCGGCATCAAGGATCTGGCGCGTGAGGATGTAGTCACCG encodes:
- a CDS encoding Crp/Fnr family transcriptional regulator, coding for MNEIIPILRRCKLFCELEDSVIAEQILPAGNILRYPEKTTLILGQDTVDWFAVLLLGRVQISQIHPDGRRNLMGILRPPAVIAADLICTRTRRSPYDAIAATDVRLLRFPMNWLFERKLNPDIQMSVYRQLMTLVSHDNMRRYYRIAILSQKGLRSRILTYLTMQAERLCCSSFTIPFNREELADYLCVNRSALSHELKRMEREGILRTRKNLFVLCQDGEREG
- a CDS encoding substrate-binding domain-containing protein, with translation MKKTSKISASLLAAFLCAGLLAGCGQASGGASSAAETPAQTSAAAAETTAEAPSASESQPEKTDLSGKSLLIYCGAGMQKPFQEIASAFQTETGCEMNVTYANAAQIQTQIQESKEGAFFIAGSVEETKPIADFVESSKNLVKHIPVLAVASDNPKGITGIKDLAREDVVTVIGDPQSTPIGKIAQKAFSDFGVSDTVHLGATTATAPQLATVVALGEADAAIIWKENCNAEGVEVCETADMDKYVKLIPAARLSFAAGDQTADTFAAFLDTDTVHDIWTSYGYELAE
- a CDS encoding class I SAM-dependent methyltransferase yields the protein MTEKNTAGQGADYKNWVPKRLLAAIFCCFLAALGVAGITGRMSQGGWRTALLWIFVLLSVFFMVLFIWMSCLYRAFDYKGSRRMSAQIIDGIAARVEIPEGGRGLDIGCGSGALAIACAKRNPAAEILGVDRWGVDYGSFSKGLCERNAAAEGTGNVTFRQGDACRLNFPDESFDAVFSNYVYHNIPVRDRQAILLETLRVLKKGGSFAIHDIFSRAKYGDMDAFVRKLRDMGYAEVRLVDTTDGTFMSRREAAWLGLSGSAMLLGRK